actaaaatctgAGATTTGATCCTAAACCAATATCGCGCGGTGCTTTTGCGAACAAATACCTACATCAAGGTTTGGATCACCGAGCCATGTTTTTCCAATGGCCAAGCAAAAGCGAAGTGACTGCGTCTTCTCATAGCCTGCAGGCCACATAAGAGTGCATCTGCAAGCCGAACAACACTGACACATCACATGCTGGAGTCAAACCTGATGGAAGCTCCTGGGTGATCTTGTAGGCGTTTGCAACCGCCCATTCCTGGTTCTTGATGCTGCGGATGTACGTCATGACGGTCATGGCAACTTTCTGGATCTCCTTGTTACCTGGAGCCTGGCCCCTTCTCATTTGCTCCAGGACGAGGGGTTTCATCTTTGTATTGAAGATTTGGTTAACTGCCAACATGTAGAGCTTGTCCAGGCTCACCTGGGGTGAGAGAGGGCTTGAcgtgtatttgttttaattatttatttattttttacacacatGAGTTTTTAAGACTCATGCGCAGTACCTTCATCAGCTTGCTGATTAGAAGAAGAGTTGGGAAGGTTTCCTCACTGAGCTCCGGAGCTTAATATGAAAGAGAGAGGGACGACTTTACCAGAATGTATAAGCAGCGTTCCGCTGTCTGTTGTGGAAACCCATCCGGTACTGCAGAAAAACTGTTTTATGGTCATTCTCATCTCTAGGTTTCTACAGCTTTTGACGTTACAATAAATTCTGCACAATTCAAaggtgtcaaattaatttttatcacGGGACGCATTGTAGTTATGTTCATGTTATGTTTTGTTATGCAAGTCTGCCATTTCACTCAGCACTTCCTGATTCACTGGGTTGCAATCAATGAATTGGCATTCATAGATCGCTAAAAAACATTCCAAGTGAAGTAGCGCTTTAGCTTGGCTGGCCCTACACAACACTCCAcggtgaacacatttttttccccatgtatgTATTCATCATAAATGCtaccacagcattttttttcaaaaacgtgTGTTAGTTTCATTGTGCAGCTAAACCACGGGTGACTCACACATGATCTTCCAATAGTGTTTGTTCTGCAAGAGCAGGTGGAAAGGCAACCTGACGGCATCCAGGGGACTGGGTGGCAGGCTGTTCTCCAGAATGTATGTGTGCTCCACGTCCGAGGGGGGAGCGAGACGTTTGTAGGACTTCAAGTGCTGCAGCAGGCCAACTGCCTGCGGACAACATGATGAAGAATCATCTCATTGTTgggatttttcatgatttatatCCTTCATTACGCTTGTCGTCATCGAAGAAGCGAGTGAGCTGGAGTCTTTTAACAATTGACGAGTAGATATACTTTccatgaaaataaacaaataaataaatggtggGAACACTGTGGGTGACCAACAAAATAGCAGGGTAGCACGATAGTGTTTTGTTGATTTACCTGGCTGGGAGAAAAGCCGGGAACATTTTCATCAGCAGCCAGTAAAAGCTTCAGCACCACCTCAATCCTCTCGTAGTTGTATGGACTGAGCTgagtgacaaaaaaagtgaagtgaTGGCGACATATAAGCACACGAAACATTATGAAGAGAATAGAAGCACTCACTAAAATAGTCAAAGtatgaatatattttcaattgTGGAGGCATCCCTTCATCAGCGAAGCATTGAAATACACTTTTGCGTGAGTATATCACATGCAGCGGACACATAGCCACACACAAATATAACAGGTGAGATCATTGTACGCGCCACCAagatttttttaactgaaaatatATGCTGTTTTGCATGCTCTGTACCTGTTGCTGCACAATGTGTATGTATTGCTGCATAATGTGTTGATTTGTAATTACATGAGCCTATCTATGGTGTTTCTATATCTTTATAttgtagcattaagctagcagacggTCTTGTGATGAAATCATAAGGTTTGGCTGAACATTTTTctgtttaaattaaaaacaacaacaaaaaaaataaataaaaaatccaacatGTTACTTCTCTACTTCAACTGGaaaaaaacagcttgaagcaagctcTCAATCTTATTTGAGGGACTATGGGCAAGAAAATAAATCCAATAACATGTGCTTTAGGAACTTTTCATGTGTTTAAAGTGTGTGAAAGGGAGACAATTACCCCCTCCACCACaccgccgaaaaaaaaaaaagtattgcttCAAAGTGACCTATCGCAAGTGGTCTAGAACGTAATATACCCCCAAATAAACAGGAGTTCACTGTATTTCCAGACCTTAAAAATGGCAGCGGACAGACTGCTGATGAGCTGCTGAGTTTGGCTCAACTTGGGGATGATGGCCAGGACCCGCTCCATTATGTCTTCATAGCACATGGCTTGTGCGTGGCCCGtgtctgcctcctcctcctcctcttggagCAGAAGTACGGTGGTAACATACTGATTGATGACATTGTCGCTGTCCAGACCGTACGTGCTGAAAATTAGAAAGAGGAAGAATTTCTAATCGGGAAACTGAAGCTTACTGAACACAAGGGCAGATATTTTATAGACCTGCAGTACTGGAGGATAATCTCGGGAGTGATCCTCTTGTTCTTTACCAGAACAGGGATCAATGTGCTCTTCAACTCTGGTTGCTGGTGAAACACAGGCAGGATGGAGATCTGCAAAAGACACAAAGATGTCCAATCGTTTAGAACCACGGACCTCTGTACTTTGAGgtgggcgtgctaaccagttggccACCGTGAAGGTTTCACTGTACCTCTAATTTGGCGAGCTTGATGCCCCATTCGGCATCTGTGATGACAGACagaaactttttcttttcatcaatgTGATCGTACATCCTGCAAAGCTCAACCCCGACCCTGGCCACAGCCTGCAATACAGATGGAAATCATGACAACTGTGATCACTGTTACAGTCAATAGCAATAACCACTGTTGTGAAAATACACATTTGGCGAACCaagattttctcatatttttccAAGGTGCTTTCGATAAACTTCCACAGGATCTTGAAGACCTCTTCCTTTGAGAGAAGCGTGCACAGCCCGATGGCCAAATCGCAATCCACCATCCTCCAGTTGAACACCTACAGTGCATCAAAGACAGAAGTTTAgatgaggggggagggggggaggttgGTCACAAAGTTTGCAGTGGGGCTCTCACTTTATTGAGCAGAGCCACAGCAATGGAGTTCAGGGACGACGTGGTGATCTTGCGCAATTCGTTCAGTGACACGTTGTACTTTCTCAGCTCTTGTGCGTcgtaaagctaaaaaaaaagcggcaaaAGGATGATCATGAGCCAAGTCGCTGCGTAGGTATAGGTAAGAAGAAAGGTCGGGAAGAAGGTGGGGAGTCAGCATGGATCAAGTAATTAAGTTGGTATAGTGGATAAGGGAGCATGTTGGAAGGTAAGTGGGTAACTAAGTAAATATGGTAGATACGTAAAGGATTATTATGTACCGCAGCCAGGGCCCTACCTGTGCACTGATCTTGGGGTCCATGACGTTGGCGGTGACGTGCTGCAAGCAGCTGCCATACGAGTTGACCAGCACCCTAAGGGCCAACTCCAGCTGACTGCACTCCTGTAACATCTGCAACATGCTGCACAGAGGACTCAGCATGGGCCGCAAGTAGTTGGAACCTGCACCGAGGACCAAACCAAGGTTTCGAGTCAAGTGGTATGGTGGTCTGGTATCATCATGACACATTTACAGACATACTGAAAATGGGACACGTTGACTACACTCACCATCTTTAAACGAGCAGTGAGAGAGACAGGAACAGTCGAGGGGGTACAGTTTGGTCTCTGCAATCACGGGAACAAGCAACAGCACTCAATAAATGCAAAGCGAACCCCTCGTTTCATGTCACTCCCAGAGGTTGACTGTCAAACTAACCATGATACAAGGagaatttcatttcaaacaacaacatattttgacCTTACAAAAATTGCAGCAAAAATGATGTCAttatttagttttgtttaaTTATGTTATTACTGAATGGTTtcataaagtacaatattacatttttttaaagagggctAGAATGAATTAatagcattttcattcatttcaacagaaagatgatttgagatacgcGTATTTTGAGTTCCAGGTGTGGTCACTGAACCAATCAAACTTGCATTTCAAAGCACAACTCTGAACGCTTGGATTTACCTTGAGAGACGGGTAGCAAGCAGTCAGTGATTTCATATTGTACAGGTAACACAGACACCGGGTCCAAAACGATGCAATCTTCATGAAAGACATCTTGGAAACACCACTGAGAATACGGATCTTTCGATGTCTCTCTGGCCAAATCCTGTGACCAACAAATCAGATGTGTTATTCCATCATGCACAAATATTAATTTCTCTTGTTGAATTAAAGTAGACATATTGTTCGGTTAAtagcatatttgacaaaatattttttaacttaCTGTTACCAAATCAAGAACACAATTTAGGCAACTATGTTGTTCAGCTAATGTGGTTAgtgtatgcattttttcacagtttaaAGCAATCCCCCGGCGTctaattttaataaataaatacgtaaAAAGATGCCGACCTTGGCTACGAAGCCGTAGTTGTCTGATAACTGGCACTGGTGGAAGATGTCCATGGCGAGCCGTGTGGACTTGCAAAGCTCCAAACAATCTAGCAGCAAGTCTGTAATTATGGTAATGAGGCATATGacaaagataagataacctttatttgtctcacactggggaaatttgcagcctACAGAAGAAAAATTGGGCGGGggataaagtgtttcattgcaaaaaataaatgtttcagaaaagaactgtacacagttcaatataaagtaaagcattagcaatatatttgtagaataaatataataatatcatCAAATGTAACAAGAGGAGTCGAAGTGATATCTTTTGGAGTACATTTCGAGTTGAAACTATGAATAAAGGGAATCACAAAACATTTGTGGagggtctggggggggggggggctatgctTTACTTTTTCGCAACTTATTTGAGACAACTCCATGTGTTTACCTGGGTGGCACACGGTGATGGCCTGGCAGGTGAGGTGGTAGATGACGGCCGGCAGGTCGGTGTCCTCTGGTAGCACCATGGGCATGTCGGCTTCCAGCATGTGGCAAAGCGTGTTGGCGGCGGTGAACAGCACCTTGCCTGTGGCCGTGTTGTTGTGATGTTCATAGAGCTCGCTGAAGGAAAATGCGATACGAGAAACAGGGAGCTAAAATAATGCTGAAACATagagtttgtttaaaaaatgtttttttgaaaaaacaGATCAGCCTTACCTGAGGATCGGCAGGGCTTTCTGGACATCGCCGGTCCCCAAAGCTCGCAAGGCCAAGTCAGACCAGAGCTCCTGCTCGCTGTGCTGCAGCAACCGACCCAGACGACGCAGGCCGGCTTCGGTCGAGACGGTTGTGGATGGCCGATGGCCGCGCGTGCTCTCGTGTGCCGCGATGTGATGCTCTCGGATTTGTTTCTGGATCTCACGGTCTTCATAATTGGCAGGGGTGAAGAAGATTTCGAAATCTTCCTGAAGAACAGCAAGACCACGGTGATGAATAATCAAAAGGAGGGGGGTATTGTCACAATCAGTGTGCGGCATTCACCTGCAGATGGGCGATGGCCTTGAACATGTGGAGCTCGTTTTCGCACTCCATGCTTTTAAGAGCGTCATCTACAGTTGACGTGGAAAAAAaggtgtgatgaaaaatgtATACACTCGTacattcttttcattcattcgtaCATAACTCTAAGTCTCCGTAGAATGTCACTGCCAGGCATAAGTCTACGCccaaatttggtcaatttcactttccccccccccccacaaactgATCATACTATGACTGCTCAAGGCTATGCCACTGTGCCATTATTAAAGAAAACTGGTACTTACGTTTGTGTATGACTTGCTGGTATTTCGTTACCTCCACCATCACTTGAGCAATAACCATCTTCTCTTTCTTGTGCTAGTACAGACAAGCAAATTGGCTAAATGTCTCTCTCACTGCAGTAAagccatgtgaggataagcgagcatccatccatccattagaaaatggatggatggatagatggatatattGTTATCTTTCAGGGCGGAgaatcaatttatttattttgttctaatttttgctatttgcagGTTTTGGTCACTAAACACAGCAAATAGAAACGGTTCACTGTAGGTTCTGGAATCTTAACTCACGTCATCAGACAAGTGGTCTTTGTCCTCCAGCTTCAGTCTGGCCCATGATGTGAGACGCTCCAAAATGCAGGCGACCTCTTCACGGGGCAAACTCTTCAACATGGTGACACACGCATCGCTCTgcccacaaaagaaaaaaaaaatgtttcggcATCGAagcaaataaagaaacaaaaaagaaacactaGGGAAACACTAACCTGGCCTTGGCTAATCAGCTGGATGAGATACAAGTAGTTGATTTGCGACGTCGGAAGTTTGTAGGCTTCTGCGAGAGCCAAGGCGTCCTGCAGGCATGTTGGAGAATCCTGCTTCAAGATGTACCGCACTAccacctgcaaaacaaaaggtGGAAACTAAAAATCTATTCAGTGCGACCCTACTAcgctgcaggggaaaaaaagggggaaatacatttgcaatgtgtttacaaaatgtgtttgagcaAGTTTAGCCGTGTTGAAGTGGGAGCGACGCAAAAGTGCcccaccaattttttttatttttgcacggTGTAAAGCTCACCGATTTTCATCAGTGTGCCCCCAGCAAAAAATGAAGTTCATTCCATGTTACCATAATTTGATTCGGGCTTGAGTGGGTGTAACTGCGGATCCCGTAGCCCCGCAGAAGTTTGCGGATTTCCATCAGACGGTAGCTCTCCTCTAAAAGCTCCTGCCTGTGTTGGAGCCATAAATCAGGCAAATGCAACAGTGATGAATTATCAAAGAACAATCATTAAGCAATGATTACATTTGGATCAAATGCCCTTATCAAGAGAGGGTAGTGATGACATACTTTGGTCCATCCATCTTCAGGTATTGCTGAACCAGCTCCTCCACTACAGTGCTCCAGGGGAAGACAGCTTTCTGCATGACCTCCAAAACCGCATCCACCTTGAGCTGAGGGAATAGTTCCCACAGGAAATATATTACGCATTGGATATTTTTTGCTGCTCGGAGCGTAAAAATTTTCACAGATTCATTTTTAAGACAGTATTAAAatcggtcacacacacacacactttaatgcatacattatttacatttatttatttgagaattCTCAATATTAGATCATTTATTGCCAAaactttttgtttcatttgatcCAATGTGAACCCATCCGTCACCTTGAAACCAAACTATGTTCCCAGGTTTGCACAACTAATTAGGATATAATACGATTCAAATATAATCATCATACATCTATGCACCCTGCCAttagctggcaactggttcagggtgtcccccgcctactgcccaaagacagccgggataggctccagcacccttcgCGACCCTTGACTGATTGAGCCTAGCTCAAATTCCCCGAATAGCGAACCTGTTTGCGCAACGTGACTTACATCCATATCCGCCATGCATCCCAGCACTGCCACTGCTTTGGCTTCCCATGGCGTGAAAAGCGTTGTGGTTTGGGAGCTGCAACGTTCCAGCATATCCTATtataaaagaaaattaaaagaaaaacagatgATAGCACTTGATATCAGGCTGGCTTGTGCTGTTGTTCTTACCTTGATGTACTGCAGAAGAAGCTCATCCAAAGGAATGCCATGTTCCTCAGCGTAAGGCAGGACGTTGTTTTCCACTGTGGCGGCGACCAGTTCCGGAGCTGCCACTTTGTCCAGCATGAGGAACGTAACACTGCGTACCTTTCCCTGATAGTTACAttcgatacattttttttttacaggaacaAAGCAATTCAGCAGACTCCGTACACTTCAGAAGGCAGACAactgtgccccccccacccggGTGTGTAATCAGTACATTACTATAATTGGCGAACCTTCTCAAAGAGCGAAAGTGAAAGTCTGCAGTTGAATTTCGTGTGGAGGTCCAGCAGCTGACGTAGGTTCGACACCAGGGTCCTTAGGTCTTCCACTTCTTCCGAGCCATAATTTTCATCCTGAGAAAAGGAAGGCGAAAGAGCAGATGATGTGATGATGTGCACGGctaagagcaggggtgggcataGTGTGGCCACTCCTTTCAATGAGCGTTTACATGACAAAGAGCCGTGGAATATATGATTCGTCGATTTAGCAGTCCTCCATTCCTAAAATGAGTGaatcaaaatgtgtttcattcatttgccTCATTAAATATGATCATTTAATGTGAATAATACAAGAACAAATGTACAGTGAATATTTGACTAAATAACAACAGCAATAATTATTCGGAAAAAAATTTACGGAATACACATTCAATATGTATTTTGAATATATTTCATTAAAGAATTGGTGAGTTGGTTAATTGGAAACAATATTAGAAAAAATTGTGACGGAAACAATTTTCCACATActaaaatgtttaatttattttacaaattaaTTGCTTAACGTATGGTATAAAGATGAAATGTGAGGAAAAAAGTTTGTATGCGCTGTGATAGAGTGGAAAAAAACTAACTCACAGATTTCATCCATGACCATAAAGACGGCAGTCCGAGCTCTGCCAGGGTCAGTCCGTTCTGTGGCCAAGCGCCCTGGAAAAGCACGTCAGATTTATTTCCAAATCCAAACTACGAGGATGAGATCGGATGGAAAACTCGTTCCTCTACCTTTTCCATCAGCTCCAGATTGCGTGCCCGCTGCTCAATCCATTTCGCCAGGATTTTCTGAAGGCAAGAAAAAACCTTTtagcgcaattttttttttcctgttttatgtGTCAGGAGGTATACTACCTGTCCTGGTGGGAGCACTCTACGGACAAATGGAAGAAACACAGTCTTAAACCAGGGACAAAGGTCTCGGGATGGCAGATCCTCTGGAATGGCGTCCAGGACGGCTTCAAGGCTGCGTTCATCAAAACTTACTGCAATCTGgccctttaaaaacaaaacaaaacccacaaatcaaacaacaaaaaacaaatctaacaTTCTTTTATCTTTCTCCCATTACCTCATATTTCAGCCAAAGGAGTTGAGCGCCGCACATGTCTCCATCTCGCAGGTGACTCAGAATGTCTCCCAACAGGTCCGTGCTGTTCAGGAACTCAATCCAGGCGATGCCGCTGTGTTTAACGCAAACGGACAACAATCACGACAGAACCTCAATGCTGTTGATGTTGCCAGAAAACGCAAGAGTCTACTTGAATTTGTCCTGGCCGTGAAGACTGCAGAAGGTCGCCAGTCTGGCCAAGGCCTCGTGGATCTGCAAGGAGGAGGAACGCGCGGCGGCGTGGCTCAGCATCTTCTCCGCCGTGTCGAAGCTCGGCCACGGAGCCTTGATGCAGTAATCCACCACAAACTTCTCATCCTGGACCACATGTAACAAACACTTTGTTACTATactacttttttgggggttattcaaggatttatttttctgaagaaTTTTTACCCTTGCTTACAAGAGTTAAAAACCTTCACTTTCTACTGCAACAATGCTGCTCACCTCGTACGCGGAACATGTCAGAGCGAGCATATCCTATTgcttttttcatccatttttctcCACTGAATGTCACTCACCGTGATCTTCATCAGGTTAATTCTGGCCTCCTCCACAAGTTCGGACCATTCATCTTGTGTGTGGCCACCCACCGACGCCGAGGCCAGCTGCTCCAACACGAAGGCCAGCTTCACCTTGTAAACGAGCTGAACGGAAACCAGCATTTTCAATTTGCGCAGTGTCTTCccgccaaggcacatattttttaCAAGAGAAAACACGTCACCAaactaaaatgtcacaaaagctCTGTACGCAAGTTATTTGGATTTGACAAACACTAAAGGACAAAGtattatatttaatattattcactgtaaatatatatgtttagttttttaataGAAAATTGGATGTGCAAGCTCCGGCTCCTTCCAAACACACACTTCCAGAGGATAAACACCAGCAAAATGTAGGAAGCTTTCAAAATGGCAAATGTACCTCTAAATCCAGTTCAAATAGAGTAGCAATCTTTTCAGCCTCatcaaatttgtgtttgtgaagAAGTCTGCTGAGCCTGGTGGAAGAGAACTCAAAGTGAGTTATAATTGAATTAATCAAAGGTAAAACatgtcacccccccaaaaaaaataattaaagctACCTGTTCTCAGGCAAAGCCTCTGTCAGGCAGCGgacaatgagggaggaaacacaCTCTCCTTGACTGCTCCAGCCAAAAATGAAGATAAAGCACAGTATCAAGTAGCAattattattgatttttataattatttttacaataatgaatcttttttgtaataataaaaaatattttttatttttacaataaaaaataataattatttttttatacaatttataattattattataaacacTAATGGCGAGTGAATATCATGCTGGCTCACGAGAAAACAATTACCTTTCTGAGGTGCTACGAATCCCCTCCATGAAATAAATAGTGTCCTGAAACAGAAGGCATAACGTATTGACAAGTAAAGATATGAGTAGTGGGTCTCTTTTTTGCTCACCCCTATTACATACATAGGAAATTACTTGAAGCAATAGAACCAGCCCtcttccaatacttttgtccatcaaGTGACACCATTGCctacatttacagtattttcccccaaaaaatgtttctaaaGAAAAATGTGGGCTGTACAGACAGTTAGTTTTCAAGTCGAATGTTTGAGAGCAGGTCACATTCGTAATTACGATCCCTCACCATGCTTATTTTTGTCTGGACCAGGCAGGACCCTGAGAAGACATCCAGGCAGTAGCAAACGGTCATGGACGGCAAACATCGGATCTTGAGCGAGTTGATCTAAAAATATAAACAAGTATATTTTCATGATGAGAAAGTTGACCAATGCAAAGGCAATGCAATGCAAATGTTGAACTGACACGTCTACCTGACTTTTGTCTTGCTTCTCCAGGGTGATCATCTTCACGCTGCCCTCCGTTTGACTGGAATCAACAGCACCGAGTTGACATGGCCGCCATAGgaaaataaatgtacagtatacataaCTTTTAGTGTATTTTGTATGATGGGGTTTAAAACAACAGGATCACATTTTACCCTTCCACCAAGGCCGCAGAGCCGCAATCGGTGATTATTTCAAAGTCGAGAAGAGCAACATTCGGCCAGACGTGAACCATGACCAGGAAATCCACATCCCAAAGACTCAAGACttcctaaaaaaaacacaaggtaaggagacaagattttttttctttagatttAAATCAGTTCGTAactgtccaaatgaaatgtcgGTGACATAATCAAAATTAATGTCAGAATAATCGTCAGCTGGAAGTGGAAATAATCAtcttgaagcctttttttttgacaatctgCCTTGCTGTGAAATTCACTCCCTCCATTAAATGTATGCACGTAAACTCACCTCTGTGTCGAGAATGTACAGAAGATTTCCAATCACCACCATTTTCTTGACACCTTTAAAgtagaaaaacagaaaaaaaaattaaatcgatACGTTTTATTCCGAGTTCAACAATAACCATTTGGACACttgacatcattgtcaaattggTGTAGAATGTCAacgtttcatattaatattttgCCCTTTTCCTCACCTGTTATCAAACTACGTTCCATGGAGTGAGCGAGACACATCTTGGACTGAGGAGGGTCGACGGTCCAGTGACTAACTGCGTGCTCTCCGTCTCCCTGCCAAATTCCAACAGCGTTAAGTGGTGACATATTGGCCGAGCCTGTCGCAAATCTAGCTTGTAGCTAGTGCCTCTTGTCACGGGTAGCCACTGGGGGCTTTAAACCGATGGACTTTTGAGGCTCAAACAAATAGTGACATGAAGGCATATGCTGGacgtacaaatgtatttgactGGCAGACTCACACATAGCGTTAAACAGAATGCATCAACTTTTTACAATTTCAAAGCCCCATCTTATAAGCTTGgcgattttttttggtactgcCAGTACTGTCAACTTTAGCAAACCTAAGCAAACTCTACTAATCTCTCAGAATTTACGTACGGTGCACTCACCCCGATCAATAAATGGATTTCACTGGCCAAGGTAAAGGTGACTGCGTCGCTGCAGCCTTCGTTATGGTACATCTCGGTGGAGCAGAAGTCGATCTTGATGACTCCCTGAAGCTGCATCCACCCATCCAAAAAAGTTGCTTTTGCTTCATTAATTATGCAGCCACATGAAAAGCCAAAGGCCTTTACTCACCTCTTTTAAAGTGGACATGTCCATATTTTCAATTGCtgggacaaaaagaaaagtatgaCTTTACATGAGACAGAAAATGAGACTAATTTTGACATTATAAACATTGCCGTGTATACCTGTTTTGATCCTGGCCAAATTAAGGTTGTTGATGTGAAAGAATCCATCCTTTATGACCAGAAACACATGGTACAGGCCTGTAGAGAAATAAATGGGAGTAaaactgaggggggggggaaatatttcaaattttcattgGTATCAGGAGAAACAAGGCAAATAGTGTGTTGGTGATCCTTGCTAAAACACTTTTCCCCAGTTTTAGGA
This sequence is a window from Hippocampus zosterae strain Florida chromosome 6, ASM2543408v3, whole genome shotgun sequence. Protein-coding genes within it:
- the kntc1 gene encoding kinetochore-associated protein 1 isoform X2 yields the protein MWNDVELLVNEDSSSVRFGSVSPEENGSNLYQVDTLVKLSSSEVQSDSHIDSISGDNWSILVADKTVVLFDQNYQTMLLLLHFESDVDAVDVCLDRQFVLVCERNGNLHLIFVPHKRILLTKALVIKPSSGDKKTYRALITEENKVSQGLYHVFLVIKDGFFHINNLNLARIKTAIENMDMSTLKELQGVIKIDFCSTEMYHNEGCSDAVTFTLASEIHLLIGGDGEHAVSHWTVDPPQSKMCLAHSMERSLITGVKKMVVIGNLLYILDTEEVLSLWDVDFLVMVHVWPNVALLDFEIITDCGSAALVEGQTEGSVKMITLEKQDKSQINSLKIRCLPSMTVCYCLDVFSGSCLVQTKISMDTIYFMEGIRSTSESQGECVSSLIVRCLTEALPENRLSRLLHKHKFDEAEKIATLFELDLELVYKVKLAFVLEQLASASVGGHTQDEWSELVEEARINLMKITDEKFVVDYCIKAPWPSFDTAEKMLSHAAARSSSLQIHEALARLATFCSLHGQDKFNGIAWIEFLNSTDLLGDILSHLRDGDMCGAQLLWLKYEGQIAVSFDERSLEAVLDAIPEDLPSRDLCPWFKTVFLPFVRRVLPPGQKILAKWIEQRARNLELMEKGAWPQNGLTLAELGLPSLWSWMKSDENYGSEEVEDLRTLVSNLRQLLDLHTKFNCRLSLSLFEKGKVRSVTFLMLDKVAAPELVAATVENNVLPYAEEHGIPLDELLLQYIKDMLERCSSQTTTLFTPWEAKAVAVLGCMADMDLKVDAVLEVMQKAVFPWSTVVEELVQQYLKMDGPKQELLEESYRLMEIRKLLRGYGIRSYTHSSPNQIMVVVRYILKQDSPTCLQDALALAEAYKLPTSQINYLYLIQLISQGQSDACVTMLKSLPREEVACILERLTSWARLKLEDKDHLSDDHKKEKMVIAQVMVEVTKYQQVIHKHDALKSMECENELHMFKAIAHLQEDFEIFFTPANYEDREIQKQIREHHIAAHESTRGHRPSTTVSTEAGLRRLGRLLQHSEQELWSDLALRALGTGDVQKALPILSELYEHHNNTATGKVLFTAANTLCHMLEADMPMVLPEDTDLPAVIYHLTCQAITVCHPDLLLDCLELCKSTRLAMDIFHQCQLSDNYGFVAKDLARETSKDPYSQWCFQDVFHEDCIVLDPVSVLPVQYEITDCLLPVSQETKLYPLDCSCLSHCSFKDGSNYLRPMLSPLCSMLQMLQECSQLELALRVLVNSYGSCLQHVTANVMDPKISAQLYDAQELRKYNVSLNELRKITTSSLNSIAVALLNKVFNWRMVDCDLAIGLCTLLSKEEVFKILWKFIESTLEKYEKILAVARVGVELCRMYDHIDEKKKFLSVITDAEWGIKLAKLEISILPVFHQQPELKSTLIPVLVKNKRITPEIILQYCSTYGLDSDNVINQYVTTVLLLQEEEEEADTGHAQAMCYEDIMERVLAIIPKLSQTQQLISSLSAAIFKLSPYNYERIEVVLKLLLAADENVPGFSPSQAVGLLQHLKSYKRLAPPSDVEHTYILENSLPPSPLDAVRLPFHLLLQNKHYWKIMSPELSEETFPTLLLISKLMKVSLDKLYMLAVNQIFNTKMKPLVLEQMRRGQAPGNKEIQKVAMTVMTYIRSIKNQEWAVANAYKITQELPSGYEKTQSLRFCLAIGKTWLGDPNLDDTTRIRAETFLRKLQLQFVRSATEGALVPTQFNTPEYLKLSGAPEKLIAVLYEHSSVERRFRDFGGQTYPDIHAVVREIVAINQMDLLKIHNMLLEKWICKTGSGLAKDMSHKECVRNFNDDPDLMRVVHMLQSQPTANAVCLLSSILSAETWPLSKSGPRLTLCHRTRALLCLVRLADADTLEAQLKIPRAELDNHLKCYIFVSRLEALNVTYTVQSFLSSPKEGLIKGLWKNHSHEPQALCLVADLCLEYKVYDAQLWNGLLQKMLCFNLIGDLQKVLEAAVAVPALWEISSFSRAWKSLLLAPFVSASLPLSADQQATFSRNFVLLLKCPLLLSMDLIGIAKGFAQFHLLAFALGTLLLIPCASKKDQQVQGFLSMHDPLTVLEQEEELMNTGEFAGIPSQIRETVLMYMTQHGQHVKLVKTNHFTHMKTLMATSGQPDQVKDLINHLINHNRRDDARWLAQEYMKKQERSNATNAGLQDLLTLHNL